The genomic region CAGCACCCGGCCGAAGTCCACGACCTCGACCTGCGGCCGGAAGCTGGCGCTCGCACCGCCCACGTTGGGGTCGTCGCCACAGCGGCACCCTCCCACCAGGACGAGCAACACGAGCAGCCACCAGCGAGCACGGATGCGGGACATGCCCCCGACTCAACCGCGCCACCCCGGGCCCGCGCAACGTGCGACCCACCCTGGCGGGTCGTCCCCGCACATTTTCATGCCCGACCGGGCTCGCTACGGTTCCACGGCCGACTCACGCCGCCGCGTCAGCGCCCGCACACCGAACCCCAGCGCCGCCACCACGAGCAGCCCGATGACCGCGTATTGGTAGCGCGATACCAGCACCGTCAACCGCTCCAGGTTGCCGCCCACCGCCATGCCCAGCGCCAGGATGAGCCCGCTGTGCGCCAGCGCGGAGATGGCACCCAGCACCAGCGCGTTGAAGCGCGGCATGCGCGCCGCTCCCGCCGCGATGAAGATGACGCCCCGGATGCCCGGCAGGAACCGGTTCACCAGCAGCAGCCACGGCCCCGCGTGCCGCATCCGCGCCTGCACCTGCTCCAGCCGCGCGTGCGTGAGCCCGAAAAAGGAGCGCCCCGGCTGCGCCTCGAAGCGCTTCGCCAGCCACCGGCCCACCGAGTAGTTGATGAACGCGCCCACCACGCTGCCCGCGGTCACCACCGCGAGCACCAGCCACCAGGGCTTCACCCCGCGCACGGCGTAGACGCCGCCCATGAGCACGATGGTGTCCCCGGGGAACGGCGGCACCACGTACTCCAGCATCGCCGCCACGCCGAGCACCAGGAACCCGAACGGCCCCAGCGCCCCAATCAGCTTGTCGACGTGCTCGATCCACATCCGTGCGGTGCCCTCCAGACCCGGAAGCCCTCCGCGCGAGACTTAAGTCGTCTCCCCTCCCGGCGGAACCCGTGTTCTCCACCAGCCGCGCGGCGGTGAACACGCGCGGGCGTGGACCTCAGGCCTGCCGGGGCGAAGCAGCAGGCGTCGGAAGCACCGTGCCGCCGTACTGGCTCGCCGCCAGCGTGCCGCACGCCGCGCCAATCTCCTTGCCGCCCGAATAGCGCCGCGCGATGGGCGCCTTCAGAATCTGAAGGTGGTCCCGGAACGCGCTCAACTCCTCCGCCGTGGGCGGCAGGTACTTGCCCGTCGGATCCGTCACGTCGATGAGGTCCACCTTGATGGGGATGCCCTCGAACGCCGCCTTCAGCGCCTCCGCGTCCTCGCGCTCCAGGTTGAAGCCCTGGATGGC from Corallococcus exiguus harbors:
- a CDS encoding DedA family protein, with product MWIEHVDKLIGALGPFGFLVLGVAAMLEYVVPPFPGDTIVLMGGVYAVRGVKPWWLVLAVVTAGSVVGAFINYSVGRWLAKRFEAQPGRSFFGLTHARLEQVQARMRHAGPWLLLVNRFLPGIRGVIFIAAGAARMPRFNALVLGAISALAHSGLILALGMAVGGNLERLTVLVSRYQYAVIGLLVVAALGFGVRALTRRRESAVEP